In the genome of Nitrospira japonica, one region contains:
- a CDS encoding histidinol-phosphatase — MHTPINNQKIAATFRAMAELLASRRANPYRVRAYRRAADSVLSLEEDLASVAQRQALEDIDGIGRELAEKIEEFLRTGTVKSYESLKTPLPDPVKEWAALPGLSDSLVTYLYTRLSITTLEDLERLVRSHMLRTVPGFTGPEDALLNAIASLRSRTQPTTDAAP, encoded by the coding sequence GTGCACACGCCCATCAATAATCAGAAAATCGCCGCAACCTTTCGCGCCATGGCCGAGCTTCTGGCAAGCCGGCGGGCCAACCCCTATCGGGTCCGGGCCTACCGCCGGGCCGCCGACTCGGTCCTCAGCCTGGAAGAAGACCTGGCCTCGGTCGCTCAGCGGCAGGCGCTGGAAGACATTGACGGCATCGGACGGGAGCTGGCGGAAAAGATCGAGGAATTCCTGCGTACGGGAACCGTGAAATCGTACGAATCGCTGAAGACTCCCCTCCCCGACCCGGTCAAGGAATGGGCGGCTCTGCCCGGACTCTCGGATTCCCTCGTCACCTACCTGTACACGCGCCTCAGCATCACGACCCTGGAGGATCTCGAGCGGCTGGTCCGCTCCCACATGCTGCGCACGGTGCCGGGCTTCACCGGACCGGAAGACGCGCTGTTGAACGCGATCGCCTCGCTCCGCTCGCGGACGCAGCCTACGACGGACGCAGCTCCTTGA
- a CDS encoding thiazole synthase encodes MYDDRLVIAGREFKSRLWVGTGKYKDFEETKKAIEVSGADVVTVAVRRVNITDRSKENLLDYLDPKKYIILPNTAGCYTVEDAVRYARLARAAGVSDLVKLEVLGDEKTLFPDTVGLLEAAKILVKEGFIVLPYTNDDPIVAKKLVDIGCPAVMPLAAPIGSGLGIRNPYNLKIIMETVKVPIVVDAGVGTASDAALAMEYGADAVLMNTAIAGAQDPIAMAEAMRYAVHAGRLAYKAGRIPRKLYATASSPIEGML; translated from the coding sequence ATGTATGACGATCGTTTGGTGATTGCCGGCCGCGAGTTCAAGTCGCGGCTGTGGGTTGGAACCGGCAAGTACAAGGACTTCGAGGAAACCAAGAAGGCAATCGAGGTATCCGGAGCCGACGTCGTCACGGTGGCCGTCCGACGGGTCAACATCACGGATCGATCCAAGGAAAACCTGCTCGACTACCTCGATCCGAAGAAGTACATCATCCTTCCGAATACCGCCGGCTGCTACACGGTGGAGGACGCGGTGCGGTATGCCAGACTGGCCCGGGCGGCCGGCGTGTCCGATCTGGTCAAGCTGGAAGTTCTGGGCGACGAGAAGACCCTCTTTCCCGATACCGTGGGCCTTCTCGAGGCCGCGAAGATTCTGGTCAAGGAAGGGTTCATCGTATTGCCCTACACGAACGACGACCCCATCGTCGCCAAGAAGCTGGTCGACATCGGCTGCCCGGCGGTCATGCCGCTCGCCGCGCCGATCGGGTCGGGGCTGGGGATCCGCAACCCTTACAATCTGAAGATCATCATGGAGACGGTCAAGGTGCCGATCGTGGTGGATGCCGGCGTCGGGACCGCGTCCGATGCCGCGCTGGCCATGGAGTACGGCGCCGATGCCGTGTTGATGAATACCGCGATCGCCGGGGCCCAGGATCCGATCGCCATGGCGGAAGCGATGCGGTACGCGGTGCATGCGGGACGGCTCGCCTACAAGGCCGGCCGCATTCCGCGCAAACTGTACGCGACGGCGAGCAGCCCGATCGAGGGGATGCTCTGA
- the thiE gene encoding thiamine phosphate synthase, producing MPRFDSRLLLVTDRQQTGGRPLRSVVEQALRGGVTAVQVRERDLSTRALLALARELRALADPAGCRLLINDRVDLALATEHTGVHLRSDSLPVAVARRLVGPDRVVGVSAHSGEEVLRAESEGADYVVFGPIYATPSKVSFGPPLGLHELEKICARVRIPVLGIGGVTAERAREVRGAGAFGVAVIAAILSAPDVERAARELIDAASS from the coding sequence ATGCCCCGCTTCGACTCCCGTCTTCTTCTCGTCACGGACCGGCAACAGACTGGCGGCCGGCCGCTGCGCTCGGTCGTGGAACAGGCATTGCGCGGCGGCGTCACGGCGGTGCAGGTCCGCGAGCGGGATCTGTCCACCCGGGCGCTGCTGGCCCTTGCGCGGGAACTCCGGGCACTCGCCGATCCGGCGGGATGCCGTCTGCTGATCAACGATCGTGTCGATCTTGCCCTGGCCACGGAACACACCGGCGTCCATTTGCGCAGCGACAGCCTGCCGGTCGCCGTGGCGCGCCGGCTTGTCGGTCCCGATCGCGTGGTGGGCGTCTCCGCTCATTCCGGAGAGGAGGTGCTGCGCGCAGAATCGGAGGGCGCGGACTACGTCGTCTTCGGTCCCATCTATGCAACGCCGTCGAAAGTGTCGTTCGGTCCGCCGTTGGGTCTGCACGAGCTGGAAAAAATCTGCGCGCGGGTGCGCATTCCGGTTCTCGGCATCGGCGGCGTGACGGCGGAACGCGCGCGCGAGGTCCGCGGAGCCGGTGCGTTCGGCGTCGCGGTGATCGCGGCGATTCTGTCGGCGCCCGACGTCGAACGAGCCGCGCGCGAGCTGATCGACGCGGCGTCATCGTGA
- the thiS gene encoding sulfur carrier protein ThiS, with translation MNQSIHIRVNGEPRGFQSGGTVGDLLRELAITTERVAVELNLEILDRAEFDRRGLQDGDRVEILGFIGGGTGIADAASLI, from the coding sequence ATGAATCAGTCGATCCACATTCGGGTGAACGGGGAGCCGCGAGGCTTTCAGTCCGGCGGAACCGTCGGCGATCTGCTGCGCGAACTCGCCATTACGACCGAACGGGTGGCCGTGGAACTCAACTTGGAAATCCTGGACCGCGCCGAGTTTGATCGGCGGGGACTTCAGGACGGAGACCGGGTCGAAATCCTGGGGTTCATCGGGGGCGGAACCGGGATTGCCGACGCGGCTTCCCTTATATAA
- a CDS encoding murein hydrolase activator EnvC family protein, producing the protein MRHWTAGFLLAACLVSSLGAASQVSADAISDKIEKERKMLERLKDQIEEKRKQADEAGKKRDSLLQGLQTLDERLVQVRHANQDVSRKIRKKDQEIETINQQITKLQGSIRQRRDAILARLRVQYMEGRSGYWKTLLASDSYGDFQRRLQYLSAVSERDYALLETFKSDVNDMEEAERQRESARAGMRVYKQSTEKQLHEMSSVKKEKKVYLTKITQEKESSERALQELEKSAVRIDSLLRELEQRRRAALARPPVAGTQHRGVKGMLPWPVDGSVISYFGRQKHPTFNTYVQRKGIEIRASEGSLIHAVMQGTVVYADWLKGYGLVIILDHANGFFSLYAHASKILTTVGAQVTANQAIGETGDTGMTKENTLYFELREGTEAVDPMQWLTKR; encoded by the coding sequence GCGACAAGATCGAGAAAGAGCGCAAGATGCTCGAACGCCTGAAGGATCAAATCGAGGAAAAGCGGAAACAGGCGGACGAGGCGGGCAAGAAGCGCGACTCCCTGCTTCAGGGGCTCCAGACGCTCGACGAGCGGCTCGTGCAGGTGAGACACGCGAACCAGGACGTCAGCCGCAAGATCCGCAAGAAGGATCAGGAAATCGAGACCATCAACCAGCAGATCACCAAGCTGCAGGGAAGCATCCGGCAGAGACGGGACGCCATTCTGGCGCGTCTGCGCGTGCAATATATGGAAGGGCGGTCTGGGTATTGGAAGACCCTGCTGGCGTCCGATTCGTACGGCGACTTCCAGCGCAGGCTTCAGTACCTGTCTGCCGTCTCCGAGCGCGACTACGCCCTGCTCGAGACGTTCAAATCAGACGTCAACGACATGGAGGAGGCCGAGCGGCAGCGGGAATCGGCGCGCGCGGGCATGAGGGTCTACAAGCAGAGTACCGAGAAGCAGCTTCATGAGATGAGCTCGGTCAAAAAAGAGAAGAAGGTCTATCTGACGAAGATTACGCAGGAAAAGGAGTCCTCGGAACGGGCCCTGCAGGAACTGGAAAAATCCGCGGTCAGGATCGACAGCCTGCTGCGTGAATTGGAGCAGCGGCGGCGCGCGGCCTTGGCGAGGCCGCCGGTCGCCGGCACCCAGCACCGGGGCGTGAAAGGGATGCTTCCATGGCCGGTGGACGGCAGCGTCATTTCGTATTTCGGCCGCCAGAAGCACCCCACATTCAATACCTACGTCCAGCGGAAGGGAATCGAGATCCGCGCAAGCGAGGGAAGCCTCATCCATGCCGTCATGCAGGGGACGGTCGTCTATGCGGACTGGTTGAAAGGCTACGGACTCGTTATAATCCTGGATCATGCCAACGGGTTCTTTTCCCTGTACGCGCACGCCTCGAAAATTCTGACCACGGTGGGCGCGCAGGTGACGGCGAACCAGGCCATCGGGGAGACCGGAGATACGGGCATGACGAAGGAAAATACTTTATACTTCGAACTGCGGGAAGGGACCGAAGCGGTCGATCCCATGCAATGGTTGACGAAACGGTAA
- a CDS encoding S41 family peptidase: MERYPRRRFWMLSPVIGLALVFGVVIGKGWERTGHATETYEELKTFSEVLTQVQKNYVDETKVKDLVQGAIRGMLSTLDPHSAYMTPEMYKEMQVETKGEFGGVGIQIGVKENRLAVIAPIEGTPAFRAGIKAGDYITKVNDETTKDLTLMDAVQKMRGPKGSKVNLTIQRDGTTDPLQFTLVRDTIKIESVKSKVMDNIGYVRLTQFQEATGRDLSRVLKQFKEQKLQSTILDLRNNPGGLLTAAVEVSEQFLPNGKLVVYTKGRESKKDEWFAKGRDQMDDAPMIILVNEGSASASEIVAGALQDYGRAVIVGTTSFGKGSVQTILPLGDGSGLRLTTAKYYTPKGRSIQSTGITPDIVVKPQSPVTVAKADAKPGEKDADAKAKPGAAAGKEQPSTGAKPEEAATKNGSAPAAAPSADPSGDLAMDQDVQLQKAVEMLKTWKIFKELRPS, encoded by the coding sequence ATGGAACGGTATCCACGGCGGCGATTCTGGATGTTGAGTCCGGTGATCGGTCTGGCTCTGGTCTTCGGAGTCGTGATCGGCAAGGGATGGGAGCGCACCGGCCATGCCACCGAGACGTACGAGGAGTTGAAGACCTTCTCCGAGGTCCTGACCCAGGTTCAAAAAAACTACGTCGATGAAACGAAAGTGAAAGATCTCGTTCAGGGCGCGATCCGCGGGATGCTGTCCACGCTCGATCCCCATTCGGCCTACATGACGCCCGAGATGTACAAGGAGATGCAGGTCGAGACGAAAGGCGAGTTCGGGGGCGTCGGCATCCAGATCGGGGTGAAGGAGAATCGGCTGGCGGTCATCGCGCCCATCGAGGGCACCCCGGCGTTCCGCGCCGGCATCAAGGCGGGCGACTACATCACGAAGGTCAACGACGAGACGACCAAGGACCTCACACTGATGGACGCGGTGCAGAAGATGCGCGGTCCCAAGGGCTCCAAGGTGAATCTCACGATTCAACGGGATGGCACGACGGATCCGCTCCAGTTCACGCTCGTGCGCGACACGATCAAAATCGAGAGCGTCAAGTCGAAGGTGATGGACAACATCGGCTACGTACGGCTGACGCAGTTCCAGGAAGCCACGGGCCGGGATCTCAGCCGTGTGCTGAAGCAGTTCAAGGAACAGAAGCTCCAGTCCACCATCCTCGATCTCCGGAACAATCCGGGCGGCCTGCTGACGGCGGCCGTGGAAGTTTCTGAGCAGTTCCTGCCGAACGGCAAACTCGTGGTCTATACGAAGGGCCGCGAGAGCAAGAAGGACGAATGGTTCGCCAAGGGCAGGGATCAGATGGACGATGCGCCGATGATCATTCTGGTCAACGAGGGATCGGCGAGCGCGTCGGAAATTGTGGCCGGAGCGCTGCAAGACTACGGGCGCGCCGTGATCGTCGGCACGACGTCGTTCGGCAAGGGATCGGTGCAGACGATCCTTCCTTTGGGTGACGGATCCGGGTTGCGTCTGACCACCGCCAAGTACTACACGCCGAAAGGCCGATCGATCCAGTCGACCGGCATCACGCCGGACATCGTCGTGAAGCCGCAGTCGCCGGTCACGGTGGCGAAGGCTGACGCCAAACCGGGAGAGAAGGACGCGGACGCCAAGGCCAAACCTGGCGCCGCAGCGGGGAAGGAGCAGCCATCCACCGGCGCAAAGCCCGAAGAGGCTGCGACCAAGAACGGAAGCGCTCCGGCCGCGGCTCCGTCGGCCGATCCGTCGGGCGATCTTGCCATGGATCAGGACGTTCAGCTGCAGAAGGCGGTGGAGATGCTCAAGACCTGGAAGATCTTCAAGGAGCTGCGTCCGTCGTAG